Proteins co-encoded in one Haladaptatus sp. ZSTT2 genomic window:
- the panB gene encoding 3-methyl-2-oxobutanoate hydroxymethyltransferase: protein MPTTVKDIRNMAGETRITMMTAYDAPTAAIADAQGLDILLVGDSLGNTSLGYDSTLPVTVDDTVRHTAAVARATENALVVADMPFLSFGVDDAESIKNAGRMLKEAGAKAVKIESGPHTVELTRKLTQLGIPVMAHLGLTPQQVNQLGGYTRQGTTRDSAAAILDLAKQHEAAGAFSLVLEHIPANLAAQVTEALEIPTIGIGAGPDTDGQVLVVDDIVGMSDWQPPFAKQFGNVRAEMEKAISAYADEVREGSFPGPEHSHVEKDLDNLY from the coding sequence ATGCCCACGACAGTCAAGGACATCCGCAATATGGCGGGCGAGACGCGCATCACGATGATGACGGCGTACGATGCGCCGACCGCCGCGATTGCCGATGCACAGGGCCTCGATATTCTTCTCGTCGGTGACAGCCTCGGGAACACCTCGCTCGGCTACGACTCGACGCTCCCCGTGACGGTTGACGATACGGTGCGCCACACGGCCGCCGTCGCCCGGGCGACCGAAAACGCCCTCGTTGTCGCGGACATGCCGTTTCTCAGCTTTGGCGTAGACGACGCAGAGAGCATCAAAAACGCTGGGCGGATGCTCAAAGAAGCCGGGGCGAAAGCCGTCAAAATCGAGAGCGGGCCACACACCGTCGAACTGACGCGCAAACTCACGCAACTCGGGATTCCGGTCATGGCACACCTCGGATTGACTCCCCAGCAGGTGAACCAGCTCGGCGGCTACACCCGTCAAGGCACGACACGAGACTCGGCCGCAGCAATCCTCGACCTCGCCAAACAACACGAAGCCGCGGGTGCGTTCTCGCTCGTGCTCGAACACATCCCCGCGAACCTCGCCGCGCAGGTGACCGAGGCGTTGGAGATTCCGACCATCGGCATCGGCGCTGGCCCGGACACGGACGGACAGGTGCTCGTCGTAGACGATATCGTGGGCATGAGCGACTGGCAACCACCATTCGCAAAACAGTTCGGCAACGTGCGCGCGGAAATGGAGAAGGCAATCTCTGCATACGCAGACGAGGTGCGCGAGGGAAGCTTCCCCGGCCCCGAACACAGCCACGTCGAGAAAGATTTAGACAATCTCTACTGA
- a CDS encoding DUF5822 domain-containing protein — MPARVETTEVEGIDYTWVMQVTFVLTIAIGAPVVTLLSIPYTLPTWGARASFAIRVGAIIWLLTALSVYTYARRSAST, encoded by the coding sequence GTGCCAGCACGCGTCGAGACGACCGAAGTCGAGGGAATCGACTACACGTGGGTGATGCAGGTCACCTTCGTCCTCACCATCGCCATCGGCGCACCCGTCGTCACGCTCCTCTCGATTCCCTACACCCTCCCAACGTGGGGGGCGCGTGCCTCGTTCGCGATTCGTGTCGGGGCCATCATCTGGCTGCTGACGGCGCTTTCGGTCTACACCTACGCGCGCCGGAGCGCTTCAACGTAG
- a CDS encoding HAD family hydrolase, protein MAPSTLASATAIVYDLDGTLVRLDVDWNAVRENVTAALQSRGVETSGEDLWGLLSLGKETDNGALVESIIADHERTGAHNSTRLFLADAIPTSIPVGVCSLNCASAVHIALETHGLSERVSAMVGRDSLPEQKPHPEPLLSVIDELGADPAETVFIGDSKSDAETATRAGTKFVYVEALRRA, encoded by the coding sequence ATGGCCCCCTCCACGCTCGCGTCGGCAACCGCGATTGTTTATGACTTAGACGGCACGCTCGTCCGGCTCGATGTCGATTGGAACGCGGTTCGTGAGAACGTGACCGCAGCCCTCCAAAGTCGGGGTGTCGAAACGAGCGGCGAAGACCTCTGGGGACTCCTCTCGCTTGGCAAAGAAACGGACAACGGCGCGCTCGTCGAGTCGATTATCGCAGACCACGAGCGAACCGGCGCACACAACTCGACGCGACTATTTTTAGCAGACGCAATTCCGACGAGCATCCCAGTGGGTGTGTGCTCGCTCAACTGCGCCTCTGCGGTGCATATCGCCCTTGAAACCCACGGCCTCTCTGAGCGCGTTTCTGCGATGGTCGGGCGCGACTCGCTTCCCGAACAAAAGCCACACCCAGAACCCCTGCTTTCGGTCATCGACGAACTCGGCGCAGACCCGGCTGAGACGGTGTTCATCGGCGACTCGAAAAGCGACGCAGAAACCGCGACACGGGCGGGGACGAAGTTCGTCTACGTTGAAGCGCTCCGGCGCGCGTAG
- a CDS encoding acyl-CoA dehydrogenase family protein: protein MELTPEQQAIKEAVRDFSVNEIRPTAEQADREQVFPEEVWQGLADLDLLGLNIPEEYGGFGGDRMTYSIVNEEVAYGMLAAATAMSVQYLVNACINEFGTDAHRETWLPRLASGESIGAFCLSEPGAGSNPAQMETEAKRVGDEYVLNGKKQWITNGQRSDVAVVFAKTDRTDPRTVTQFLVPKDTPGVEVGKKEDKLGLRASDTTGLIFDDVHIPAENRLTEVGKGLSAAFSILNGGRIAIASQAVGVGQSALDEALAYAQEREQFGNPIAEIQTIQHKLADMQTKVQAARLLARDAARRDDVGEDVQMAASMAKYFASENAVQVANQAVQIHGGYGYTTDFPVERMYRDAKITTIYEGTSEIQKMVIARNLLG from the coding sequence ATGGAACTCACGCCTGAACAACAGGCCATAAAGGAGGCTGTCCGCGACTTTTCTGTAAACGAGATTCGTCCGACGGCCGAGCAAGCAGACCGAGAGCAGGTGTTCCCAGAGGAGGTTTGGCAGGGCCTCGCTGACCTCGATTTACTCGGCCTCAACATCCCCGAGGAGTACGGCGGCTTTGGCGGCGACCGGATGACCTACAGCATCGTAAACGAGGAGGTCGCCTACGGCATGCTCGCGGCGGCGACGGCGATGTCGGTTCAGTACCTCGTAAACGCCTGTATCAACGAGTTCGGCACCGACGCCCACCGCGAAACGTGGCTGCCACGCCTCGCAAGCGGCGAGTCGATTGGTGCGTTCTGTCTCTCTGAGCCGGGCGCCGGCTCGAATCCCGCGCAGATGGAAACCGAAGCAAAGCGCGTCGGTGACGAGTACGTGCTCAACGGGAAAAAACAGTGGATTACGAACGGCCAGCGCTCTGACGTGGCCGTCGTGTTCGCCAAAACCGACCGCACAGACCCGCGGACGGTCACCCAGTTCCTCGTCCCGAAGGACACGCCGGGGGTCGAAGTCGGCAAAAAGGAAGACAAGTTGGGCCTCAGAGCGAGCGATACGACGGGACTCATCTTCGACGACGTGCACATCCCCGCGGAAAATCGGCTGACCGAGGTCGGGAAAGGGCTCTCTGCGGCGTTCTCTATTTTGAACGGCGGGCGCATCGCCATCGCCTCACAGGCGGTCGGCGTCGGCCAATCGGCGCTTGACGAAGCCCTTGCCTACGCCCAAGAGCGCGAGCAGTTCGGCAACCCAATCGCCGAGATTCAGACCATCCAGCACAAACTCGCTGACATGCAGACCAAAGTACAGGCCGCCCGTCTGCTCGCCCGCGACGCCGCCCGCCGCGACGACGTCGGTGAGGACGTTCAGATGGCCGCGAGCATGGCGAAATACTTCGCCAGCGAAAACGCCGTCCAGGTGGCGAATCAAGCCGTCCAGATTCACGGCGGCTACGGCTACACCACGGACTTCCCCGTCGAGCGGATGTACCGCGATGCGAAGATTACGACCATCTACGAAGGCACCTCCGAGATTCAGAAGATGGTCATCGCCCGCAACTTACTCGGGTAG
- a CDS encoding helix-turn-helix domain-containing protein has translation MAKYSTGGSLGGGGGDSCELCGKTTGDLRTESIAGAELLVCRDCAPHGDSKRERKERMNEPEERRESRKKRAARNVARMADARKGDPTRWEKEGTHYDDDPLPYLVKGYADLVTEARQDAGLTVEDLADDLDLAEEDLLAIEQGRATSAGVGGSVIEALEERFDLTLAE, from the coding sequence ATGGCCAAGTACTCGACCGGCGGCAGCCTCGGCGGCGGCGGTGGCGACTCGTGTGAGCTCTGTGGCAAAACCACCGGCGACCTCCGGACGGAATCGATAGCCGGGGCCGAGTTGCTCGTCTGCCGTGACTGTGCGCCCCACGGCGATTCGAAACGCGAACGCAAAGAGCGAATGAACGAACCGGAAGAACGACGCGAGAGCCGCAAAAAGCGGGCGGCGAGAAACGTCGCGCGGATGGCAGACGCCCGCAAAGGCGACCCCACCCGCTGGGAGAAAGAGGGCACGCACTACGACGACGACCCGCTTCCGTACCTCGTGAAAGGCTACGCAGACCTCGTCACCGAAGCGCGCCAAGACGCCGGGCTGACGGTCGAAGACCTCGCTGACGACTTAGACCTCGCCGAAGAGGACCTTCTTGCCATTGAGCAGGGTCGGGCGACGAGCGCGGGCGTCGGTGGCTCGGTCATCGAAGCCTTAGAAGAACGCTTCGACCTCACCCTCGCCGAGTGA
- a CDS encoding DUF7350 domain-containing protein, translated as MRRRQFLHLGVAFTLGLAGCLNQGTEGDATTTSSQATTTTPASDGRRGVYIQSFVEGMYMAGMADAGPYKVGLMYTVPHEFWNVNGTRLQKTAIDEADSVHVMATVWDPETGIVLPESGLSVELAGREEVIYPMLSQRMGFHYGDNMPLGEDGSYTATVSVGGMNIRRTGAFEDKFGDPASVDIEFEFTKDTREQISITEIEEAGNPGSVKPMEMMLPLGFAPERDALLGTVLGDGNSGDGVFVATFLAGDEVPAGIDAENYLAVSARTPYNRFVLPAMALGGTLSRDGEEIYSGTFERTLDPDLNYHYGAGVSGVESGDMLTLTVETPPQVARHEGYETAFLDTEPFEIALSGQ; from the coding sequence ATGCGCCGCCGCCAGTTCCTCCACCTCGGCGTCGCTTTCACCCTCGGCCTCGCAGGCTGCCTGAATCAGGGGACGGAAGGCGACGCCACCACGACCTCATCGCAAGCGACGACCACGACGCCAGCAAGCGACGGTCGCCGTGGCGTCTACATCCAGTCGTTCGTCGAAGGGATGTACATGGCCGGGATGGCCGACGCCGGCCCGTATAAAGTCGGGTTGATGTACACCGTCCCCCACGAGTTCTGGAACGTGAATGGAACCCGCCTACAGAAAACTGCAATCGACGAAGCTGATTCGGTACACGTGATGGCAACCGTCTGGGACCCAGAGACCGGCATCGTCCTCCCTGAATCTGGCCTCTCGGTCGAACTCGCTGGCAGAGAAGAGGTCATCTACCCGATGCTCTCCCAGCGCATGGGCTTTCATTACGGCGACAACATGCCGCTCGGAGAAGACGGTTCGTACACCGCAACCGTCTCGGTTGGGGGCATGAACATCCGACGCACCGGCGCGTTTGAGGACAAATTTGGCGACCCTGCCTCGGTGGACATCGAGTTCGAGTTCACGAAAGACACCCGCGAGCAGATTTCCATCACCGAAATCGAGGAAGCGGGCAACCCCGGCTCAGTCAAGCCAATGGAGATGATGCTGCCCCTCGGCTTCGCGCCCGAACGCGATGCCCTCCTCGGTACCGTCCTCGGTGACGGAAACAGCGGCGACGGCGTGTTCGTTGCGACGTTCCTCGCTGGAGACGAAGTGCCCGCTGGCATCGACGCCGAGAATTACCTCGCCGTCTCCGCGCGGACGCCGTACAACCGCTTTGTCCTCCCGGCGATGGCGCTCGGTGGAACACTTTCACGCGATGGTGAAGAGATTTATAGCGGAACCTTCGAGCGAACGCTCGACCCCGACCTCAACTACCACTACGGCGCGGGCGTGTCGGGTGTCGAATCCGGCGATATGCTCACGCTCACCGTCGAAACGCCGCCACAGGTCGCGCGCCACGAGGGCTACGAAACCGCCTTCCTCGACACGGAGCCGTTCGAGATTGCGCTGTCCGGGCAGTGA
- a CDS encoding DUF7282 domain-containing protein, producing the protein MMRTSRVVVALTVILALLVGATTASAHGNHLSADSQVSGDGSIMVERLFVDQPAYLVLHADDGGNPGVVIGHKAVSRGFHAPISVNMRDEFWQSMDGNETVWAVLHEDNGDGEFDPESDAELRAFGGAAATPLTVRKATGSVSVAAAGFSVKETQVNEVTIPQVTASQSSFLVLRTNTNGSPGDIVGHATLTPGTQTEVHVAINETYFDAQQAQFLLWATVYEDNGDGEFDPATDTLVTAGDAPVASLFTVAKPLGDNSGGVGVNTPTETATETTAASQPTETTTTTDTSGSGFSVLAALVALTAFGCVQLGRRV; encoded by the coding sequence ATGATGCGCACGAGTCGAGTGGTCGTTGCCCTGACCGTGATACTTGCCCTCCTCGTAGGTGCGACGACGGCGAGTGCCCATGGAAACCACCTGAGCGCAGACAGCCAAGTGTCCGGCGACGGCTCGATCATGGTCGAACGCCTGTTCGTCGACCAGCCCGCCTACCTCGTGTTGCACGCAGACGACGGCGGCAATCCGGGCGTGGTCATCGGCCACAAAGCCGTCTCTCGCGGGTTTCACGCGCCCATCTCCGTGAACATGCGCGACGAATTCTGGCAATCGATGGACGGCAACGAAACCGTGTGGGCGGTGCTCCACGAGGACAACGGCGACGGCGAGTTCGACCCAGAGAGCGACGCTGAACTCCGTGCCTTCGGCGGGGCCGCAGCCACGCCACTCACGGTGCGAAAAGCCACTGGCTCCGTCTCCGTCGCCGCCGCCGGATTCAGCGTGAAAGAGACGCAAGTAAACGAAGTGACCATCCCGCAGGTCACGGCCAGCCAATCGAGCTTCCTCGTCCTCAGAACCAACACGAACGGGTCGCCCGGTGACATCGTTGGTCACGCCACTCTCACGCCGGGAACCCAGACCGAGGTTCACGTCGCCATCAATGAAACCTACTTCGACGCCCAGCAAGCCCAGTTCCTCCTCTGGGCAACGGTGTACGAAGACAACGGCGACGGCGAGTTCGACCCCGCAACCGACACCCTCGTCACGGCCGGTGACGCCCCGGTCGCGTCGCTGTTTACCGTCGCAAAACCGCTCGGAGACAACTCGGGCGGCGTGGGCGTGAACACGCCAACTGAGACGGCCACCGAGACCACGGCGGCTTCCCAGCCAACGGAGACGACCACGACAACCGACACCAGCGGCTCTGGCTTTAGTGTACTGGCGGCGCTCGTCGCGCTCACTGCGTTCGGCTGTGTCCAACTGGGCCGCCGGGTGTGA
- a CDS encoding twin-arginine translocation signal domain-containing protein, which produces MNRRTFLRASALTGAASLAGCTGLFESQSVREPPLADFRPNAVYLPTHAEGMEMAGMGTAGDYQFGLMYSYPHRFWNMNERATQKTSITAEDTVHLMATVWDPDTGVVLPETGLSVELDGEEEVIYPMLSQQMGFHYGDNMGLSGDGTYTATVSVGGLNIERTGAFAEKFADPASADIEFEFSQSKLEAIPYRLLEDEAGNRGALEPMQMEMLPTATAPAKDALPGEFIGEATSGDALFYATLLSGGDVPAGIDAERYLVLSARTPYNHMVLPAMGLSGSLANSGETVTDLQFTRTLDPDLNYHYGTAIDADVSWDELGVTVDIVPQIARHEGYETAFIDMEPTTIQRSS; this is translated from the coding sequence ATGAATCGGCGCACGTTTTTACGGGCCAGTGCCCTCACCGGCGCAGCCTCGCTCGCTGGTTGTACCGGGCTGTTCGAGAGTCAATCGGTTCGTGAGCCGCCGCTCGCAGACTTCCGGCCGAACGCCGTCTATCTCCCGACCCATGCAGAGGGGATGGAAATGGCGGGGATGGGAACGGCCGGTGACTACCAGTTCGGCCTCATGTACAGCTACCCCCACCGATTCTGGAACATGAACGAACGTGCGACCCAAAAGACGAGCATCACCGCAGAGGACACCGTCCACCTGATGGCAACCGTCTGGGACCCGGACACCGGCGTCGTCCTCCCCGAAACCGGTCTTTCCGTGGAACTGGATGGTGAAGAGGAGGTTATCTATCCGATGCTCTCCCAGCAGATGGGCTTTCACTACGGCGACAACATGGGTCTCTCCGGCGATGGCACCTACACCGCGACCGTCTCGGTTGGCGGCCTGAACATCGAGCGAACCGGCGCGTTCGCAGAGAAGTTTGCAGACCCCGCCTCGGCGGACATCGAGTTCGAGTTCAGCCAGTCGAAACTCGAAGCCATTCCGTACCGCCTGCTCGAAGACGAAGCCGGGAACAGAGGCGCACTCGAACCCATGCAGATGGAGATGCTGCCAACCGCCACCGCCCCCGCAAAAGACGCCTTACCCGGTGAGTTCATCGGAGAGGCCACCAGCGGTGACGCCCTGTTCTACGCGACGCTCCTCTCCGGTGGCGACGTGCCAGCAGGCATCGACGCCGAGCGCTATCTCGTACTCTCTGCGCGAACGCCGTACAACCACATGGTGCTCCCAGCGATGGGACTCTCGGGGTCGCTCGCAAACAGTGGCGAGACAGTCACAGACCTCCAGTTCACCCGGACCTTAGACCCCGATCTGAACTACCACTACGGCACAGCAATCGACGCCGACGTGTCGTGGGACGAACTCGGCGTCACGGTGGACATCGTCCCACAGATCGCACGCCACGAGGGCTACGAGACGGCGTTCATCGACATGGAGCCGACGACGATTCAGCGTTCGTCGTAA
- a CDS encoding FG-GAP-like repeat-containing protein, with product MRPRTALALALLVVTLGSLTALGATNALNPSGTLTEQWVSDTGRSVQSNHHAPAAGRIHGQPWVYAPVSGPTDPEGCALFALSGSTGETRWTHEIPEDGCEIHSVADPALADYDGDGTREVIAATTEQAVIAFDPLTGEEELRYELGSYGYTQPVVADVTGDGTAEIVVVDIKGTVAVIHPNGTALWTDNLSTYVWGQPAVSDFDGDGQPEVALSLSSGEIRLYEADGTEQWTVKPFDGSITWMTTGQADDDAQHEIVVATVSGTVGMVDGADGAVEWEHDFGRFAAVNAFGDGDGDGEAEVYATAKDGTLRSIDAATGDIEWKTTLTTESVQMMPPPVLGDVDGDGADELVAVSNDGIVSVVEPKTGDVLATSQRDVQIFTHPALADTDDDGAAEIYVMYGDGRVFAYTYDER from the coding sequence ATGCGACCCCGAACGGCGCTCGCCCTTGCCCTGCTCGTGGTGACGCTCGGGAGCCTCACCGCCCTCGGCGCGACGAACGCGTTGAACCCGAGCGGCACGCTCACCGAGCAGTGGGTCTCTGATACCGGGCGTTCGGTTCAGTCGAACCACCACGCGCCAGCCGCGGGGCGAATCCACGGCCAACCGTGGGTGTACGCACCGGTGAGCGGCCCCACAGACCCTGAGGGCTGTGCGCTGTTTGCCCTCTCCGGGAGCACCGGCGAGACGCGCTGGACACACGAGATTCCTGAAGACGGCTGTGAGATTCACTCTGTGGCAGACCCCGCGCTCGCTGACTACGACGGCGATGGCACTCGTGAGGTCATCGCGGCGACCACCGAACAGGCCGTCATCGCGTTCGACCCGCTGACGGGCGAAGAGGAATTGCGCTACGAACTCGGTTCGTACGGCTACACCCAGCCAGTCGTTGCGGACGTGACCGGTGACGGCACGGCTGAAATCGTCGTCGTGGACATCAAAGGGACGGTTGCCGTGATTCACCCGAACGGGACGGCACTCTGGACGGACAACCTCTCGACGTACGTGTGGGGCCAGCCCGCCGTCTCTGACTTCGACGGCGACGGACAGCCAGAAGTCGCGCTCAGCCTGTCGAGTGGCGAGATTCGCCTCTACGAAGCAGACGGCACCGAACAGTGGACGGTCAAACCGTTCGATGGCTCCATTACGTGGATGACCACCGGACAGGCAGACGACGACGCCCAACACGAAATCGTCGTGGCGACGGTTTCTGGCACCGTCGGCATGGTCGATGGCGCAGACGGCGCGGTGGAGTGGGAACACGACTTCGGCCGCTTTGCTGCCGTGAACGCCTTTGGCGACGGTGATGGCGACGGCGAGGCCGAGGTGTACGCGACGGCCAAAGACGGGACGCTGCGGAGCATCGACGCCGCTACCGGTGACATCGAGTGGAAGACGACGCTCACCACCGAGTCGGTGCAGATGATGCCGCCACCAGTACTCGGTGACGTAGACGGCGACGGCGCAGACGAACTCGTCGCGGTGTCGAACGACGGTATCGTCTCGGTCGTCGAGCCGAAGACGGGCGACGTGCTCGCAACCAGCCAGCGCGACGTGCAGATTTTCACCCACCCGGCGCTCGCGGACACAGACGATGACGGCGCGGCAGAAATCTACGTGATGTACGGCGACGGGCGCGTGTTCGCCTACACTTACGACGAACGCTGA
- a CDS encoding ribonuclease H-like domain-containing protein: protein MRIENSFIPVTGVGAGTERKLWQSGITHWDEFDRAAVSDRKADNIEQFIEEGYDRLEAGDARHFDSIFPSGEQWRIYENFASDVCFFDIETTGLSHKNSVVTTVSFHQDGETTTLIRDDNLTVDALDDIFSEAKIIASFNGKRFDVPFLEGSFDIDIDHPHIDLMYTCKKLGLSGGLKQIEKDIGIDRDEPDITGRDAVRLWREHERGKDGSLDTLVKYNRADTVNLETLMQTVTSQLHKDVFEAGCNGN from the coding sequence ATGCGTATCGAGAACAGTTTTATTCCCGTCACCGGGGTTGGCGCTGGCACCGAGCGCAAGCTCTGGCAGTCGGGTATCACCCACTGGGACGAGTTCGACCGCGCGGCGGTCTCAGACCGAAAAGCAGACAACATCGAGCAGTTCATCGAAGAGGGCTACGACCGCTTAGAAGCCGGTGACGCCCGCCACTTCGATTCTATCTTCCCCTCCGGCGAACAGTGGCGCATCTACGAGAACTTCGCCTCTGACGTGTGCTTTTTCGACATCGAGACGACCGGCCTGAGTCACAAAAACTCGGTCGTGACGACCGTGAGCTTCCACCAAGACGGCGAGACGACGACGCTCATCCGCGACGACAACCTCACCGTCGACGCGCTCGACGACATCTTCTCCGAGGCGAAAATCATCGCCTCGTTCAACGGCAAACGCTTCGACGTGCCCTTCCTCGAAGGCTCGTTCGACATCGACATCGACCACCCGCACATCGACCTGATGTACACCTGCAAGAAGCTCGGCCTCTCGGGCGGCCTGAAACAAATCGAGAAGGACATCGGCATCGACCGCGACGAACCCGACATCACGGGCCGAGACGCCGTCCGTCTCTGGCGCGAACACGAACGCGGGAAAGACGGCTCGCTCGACACGCTCGTCAAGTACAATCGCGCCGACACGGTGAACTTAGAAACGCTGATGCAAACGGTGACGAGCCAACTGCACAAAGACGTGTTCGAAGCCGGTTGTAACGGGAACTGA
- a CDS encoding DUF420 domain-containing protein translates to MEVLTRDRVPALTGLLTAISLALVFGAVLGAIPTSILPRAPDWVYESIPHLNAAISFVAILTIIQGWRWIRQGQVLKHRAAMLTALGLFAVFLSLYLYRISFVGTTSFMGPETVKLYLYYPFLAIHMLFAIACIPLLYFVVLTALTRPIREIPKSSHKRIGRIAAALWLVSFSMGIGVYLLLYIIY, encoded by the coding sequence ATGGAAGTTCTCACCAGAGACCGCGTCCCGGCGCTTACGGGGCTGCTCACGGCCATCTCATTGGCGCTCGTCTTCGGTGCCGTGCTTGGAGCGATTCCCACGAGCATCCTTCCGCGTGCGCCCGACTGGGTGTACGAGTCAATCCCCCACCTCAACGCCGCCATCAGCTTCGTCGCCATCCTCACCATCATACAGGGCTGGCGCTGGATTCGACAGGGACAGGTGCTGAAACACCGCGCCGCCATGCTCACCGCCCTCGGGCTGTTCGCCGTGTTCTTGAGTCTCTATCTCTACCGCATCTCGTTCGTGGGCACGACGAGTTTCATGGGGCCAGAGACGGTCAAACTGTATCTCTACTACCCGTTTCTCGCCATCCACATGCTGTTCGCCATCGCCTGCATTCCGCTGCTCTACTTCGTTGTGCTCACGGCGCTCACCCGCCCGATTCGAGAGATTCCGAAGTCGAGTCACAAGCGGATTGGCCGGATCGCGGCGGCGCTGTGGCTCGTCTCGTTCTCGATGGGCATTGGCGTCTACCTCCTGCTGTATATTATCTACTGA
- the purF gene encoding amidophosphoribosyltransferase, producing the protein MADGRDSPQFQYGLTEKCGVVGISLADRPAARPLYYSLYALQHRGQESAGIVTHDGFQQYSHVEMGLVGDAFTLNDLDGLHGQVGIGHVRYPTAGSVDSSCAQPFSVSFKSGSLGLAHNGNLVNADEIRAELEAHGHAFTSDGDTEVIAHDLARNLLDGDLVRAVKKTMNRIHGSYALTIMHDDTVMGVRDPQGNRPLVLGKLDDGYVLASESAAIDTLDGELVRDVKPGELIVLAEDGSDFDSYQLVENDNTAHCFFEYVYFARPDSIIDGKLVYEVRRELGRKLWEESGIDTDVVMPVPDSGRAFASGYADAAGDGVEFAEGLMKNRYVGRTFIMPTQDERERAVRLKLNPIKSTIEGKTVTIIDDSIVRGTTSNQLVQLLKDAGAEEVHMRIGAPAIIAPCYMGINMATRDELIASDKSVGDIRDVINADSLSYLSIDAIADVLETERLDLCLGCVTGKYPYDINGEETDRDVSRPVFADD; encoded by the coding sequence ATGGCAGATGGGCGGGATTCCCCACAGTTCCAATACGGCTTGACCGAAAAGTGCGGTGTCGTCGGCATCTCGCTGGCTGACCGACCCGCCGCGCGACCGCTATACTACTCGCTATACGCCCTCCAACACCGTGGACAGGAGTCGGCGGGCATCGTGACCCACGACGGCTTCCAACAGTACAGCCACGTCGAGATGGGGCTGGTTGGTGATGCGTTCACGCTCAACGACTTAGACGGCCTCCACGGACAGGTCGGCATCGGCCATGTCCGCTATCCGACGGCCGGAAGCGTCGATTCGAGTTGTGCCCAACCGTTCTCCGTTTCGTTCAAAAGTGGCTCGCTCGGCCTCGCACACAACGGCAACCTCGTGAACGCAGACGAGATTCGCGCCGAACTCGAAGCCCACGGCCACGCCTTCACCTCAGACGGCGATACGGAAGTCATCGCCCACGACCTCGCGCGCAACCTCTTAGACGGCGACCTCGTGCGTGCCGTCAAGAAGACGATGAACCGGATTCACGGCTCGTACGCCCTCACCATCATGCACGACGACACCGTGATGGGCGTCCGCGACCCACAGGGCAACCGCCCGCTCGTCCTCGGAAAACTCGACGATGGCTACGTCCTCGCCTCAGAGAGCGCGGCCATCGACACGTTAGACGGCGAACTCGTCCGCGACGTGAAACCGGGCGAACTCATCGTCCTCGCAGAAGACGGCTCTGACTTCGACTCCTACCAACTCGTCGAGAACGACAACACGGCCCACTGTTTCTTCGAATACGTCTACTTCGCCCGCCCGGACTCGATTATCGACGGCAAACTCGTCTACGAAGTACGTCGCGAACTCGGGCGCAAACTCTGGGAGGAAAGCGGTATCGACACGGACGTGGTGATGCCCGTTCCCGACTCCGGGCGTGCGTTTGCCTCTGGCTACGCGGACGCCGCGGGCGACGGCGTCGAGTTCGCAGAGGGCCTCATGAAAAATCGCTACGTCGGGCGGACGTTCATCATGCCCACACAGGACGAACGCGAGCGTGCGGTGCGCCTCAAACTGAATCCCATCAAGTCCACCATCGAGGGGAAAACCGTCACTATCATCGACGATTCGATTGTTCGCGGAACCACATCGAACCAGCTCGTCCAACTCCTCAAAGACGCCGGTGCGGAGGAAGTCCACATGCGCATCGGCGCACCCGCTATCATCGCGCCGTGTTACATGGGCATCAACATGGCCACCCGCGATGAACTGATTGCGTCTGATAAATCGGTCGGAGATATCCGCGATGTCATCAACGCAGACAGCCTCTCGTATCTCTCCATCGACGCGATTGCAGACGTGTTAGAAACAGAACGCCTCGACCTCTGTCTCGGCTGTGTCACGGGCAAATATCCCTACGACATCAACGGCGAAGAAACGGACAGAGACGTGTCGCGGCCGGTGTTCGCAGACGACTGA
- a CDS encoding 50S ribosomal protein L37e codes for MTGAGTPSQGKKNKTTHVKCRRCGNKSYHSRKKVCASCGFGKTAKRREYAWQSKAGE; via the coding sequence ATGACTGGTGCAGGTACTCCAAGCCAGGGTAAGAAGAACAAGACGACGCACGTGAAGTGTCGTCGCTGCGGGAACAAGTCCTATCACAGCAGAAAGAAGGTCTGTGCGTCCTGTGGCTTCGGGAAAACGGCCAAACGCCGTGAGTACGCCTGGCAGTCGAAAGCCGGCGAATAG